From the genome of Dehalococcoidia bacterium, one region includes:
- a CDS encoding DUF5679 domain-containing protein: MQAYCMKCRKKVEISNPRSIKMKNGRPATQGTCPKCKTKVFRIGK; the protein is encoded by the coding sequence ATGCAAGCTTATTGTATGAAGTGCCGAAAGAAGGTAGAGATCAGCAACCCCAGGTCGATTAAGATGAAGAACGGTCGGCCAGCTACCCAGGGGACATGCCCCAAGTGTAAGACCAAGGTATTCCGTATCGGCAAATAG
- the rsmG gene encoding 16S rRNA (guanine(527)-N(7))-methyltransferase RsmG, which translates to MLKMQKLVEGAQRLGLTLTPRQIERFQVYYDELVDWNRRMNLTAIVDYDEVQVKHFLDSLTVSAAFSDIPSTVVDVGTGAGLPGMALKIVHPEIALTLIDSVQKKALFLNYLVDVLKLDGVEIVTGRAEELAHDECYRERFDAVLARGVSKMAVLAELTLPFCAVGGVLIAMKKREDHGEVDAADAALRMMGGRLRRVVGIDLPELTDRALVVVDKVKSTPDKYPRRSGIPQKRPLLRKAEEFS; encoded by the coding sequence ATGTTGAAAATGCAGAAGCTGGTTGAAGGGGCGCAGCGCCTTGGATTAACACTTACGCCGCGGCAGATAGAGCGCTTTCAGGTCTATTATGATGAGCTTGTCGATTGGAACCGAAGGATGAACCTCACCGCTATAGTCGATTACGACGAGGTGCAGGTCAAACACTTCCTCGATTCCCTAACCGTTTCCGCAGCATTTTCTGATATTCCCTCGACGGTCGTCGATGTTGGTACGGGCGCAGGGCTGCCGGGAATGGCCTTGAAGATTGTACATCCCGAGATCGCTTTGACACTTATCGATTCGGTGCAGAAGAAGGCGCTGTTTCTCAATTACCTCGTCGATGTCCTTAAGCTCGACGGCGTAGAAATCGTGACCGGGCGCGCCGAGGAACTGGCGCACGATGAATGTTACCGCGAACGCTTCGATGCGGTGCTGGCACGCGGCGTGTCGAAGATGGCCGTGCTTGCCGAGTTGACGCTGCCCTTCTGCGCCGTCGGCGGCGTGTTAATCGCCATGAAGAAGCGGGAAGATCATGGCGAAGTCGATGCGGCGGATGCGGCGTTGCGGATGATGGGCGGACGGCTGAGGCGGGTCGTCGGCATAGACCTCCCGGAACTCACCGACAGGGCGCTTGTCGTTGTAGATAAAGTGAAATCGACCCCTGATAAATATCCGCGGCGCAGCGGCATACCTCAGAAACGCCCGCTGCTGAGGAAAGCGGAGGAGTTCAGTTGA
- a CDS encoding YbhB/YbcL family Raf kinase inhibitor-like protein translates to MDIRSNVFENGGKLPAKCGAMEGNQFPGLVWRQAPEKTKTFALTVIDKNYAANKTISEWGNITLPPKEKLKGGEYAHFVLINIPGTERSLNKETDFGTILTGTAAEFGQKGDVYAGPNPPPGTGVHDYEYKVYALDTELKLKPGDTLAEFQKAISGHVLAEAAITGRFG, encoded by the coding sequence ATGGATATCAGGTCGAATGTATTCGAGAACGGCGGGAAATTGCCGGCAAAATGTGGGGCGATGGAGGGGAATCAATTTCCGGGCTTAGTCTGGAGGCAGGCTCCGGAGAAGACTAAAACCTTTGCTCTTACCGTGATTGACAAGAACTACGCGGCGAACAAAACCATCTCCGAGTGGGGTAACATAACCCTGCCCCCGAAGGAAAAACTTAAAGGGGGCGAGTACGCCCACTTCGTATTAATAAACATTCCGGGCACGGAAAGGTCCCTGAACAAAGAGACCGATTTCGGCACGATCCTGACCGGAACCGCGGCTGAATTCGGGCAGAAAGGCGACGTCTACGCCGGCCCGAACCCGCCGCCCGGCACAGGCGTGCATGATTATGAGTATAAAGTGTATGCGCTTGATACCGAACTGAAGCTCAAGCCGGGCGACACCCTGGCAGAGTTCCAAAAGGCGATATCAGGCCACGTGCTGGCGGAAGCGGCTATAACCGGCCGTTTCGGTTAA
- a CDS encoding acetyl-CoA acetyltransferase — MAESIKDKVAIIGMGCTQFGELWNKDSYDLVIDSSYDAFKDANVEPKDIDAAWVGTIMGSTATQLSAPLKLDYKPVSRMENVCATGMEALRAAAFALMAKAYDVVLAVGYEKLKDTGYGGLPMAVQASGSEKWHPVIGSGDTAPARYAMAATRYFHRFGLSPEEGKRTLAKISVKSHYNGSLNPRAHLRMKVTEEQVMKAPMIAWPLGLFDACGVTDGGSAAVLCRAEDAKKFKPDGNYVTIKAFGLSTGPGMGKVRTDYDYTHWEETVRASQQAYKDAGIKDPKKEIGMCEVHDCFSIAELITYEDLGMCEKGKAKHDIEAGELALTGAHPFNVGGGLKSFGHPVGASGIREVFEGYQEILGLAQLPERQLKDVKFALGHNQGGNPGRFIASICIIGQP; from the coding sequence ATGGCTGAGAGTATTAAAGATAAAGTAGCTATAATCGGAATGGGCTGCACCCAGTTCGGCGAACTGTGGAACAAGGACAGCTACGATCTGGTGATCGACTCCTCCTATGACGCGTTCAAGGACGCCAACGTCGAGCCGAAGGATATCGATGCGGCATGGGTCGGCACCATAATGGGATCGACGGCCACGCAGCTATCCGCCCCGCTGAAGCTGGATTACAAACCGGTCAGCAGGATGGAGAACGTGTGCGCCACCGGCATGGAGGCGCTCAGGGCGGCGGCCTTCGCGCTGATGGCAAAGGCATACGACGTGGTGCTGGCCGTAGGATATGAAAAACTGAAAGACACCGGATACGGCGGTCTGCCCATGGCGGTCCAGGCTTCGGGCAGCGAGAAGTGGCACCCCGTTATCGGCTCCGGCGACACGGCCCCGGCCAGGTACGCCATGGCCGCGACGCGCTACTTCCACAGGTTCGGACTGAGCCCGGAGGAGGGCAAGCGCACGCTGGCCAAGATATCGGTCAAGAGCCACTACAACGGCTCGCTGAACCCGCGCGCCCACCTGCGCATGAAGGTCACCGAGGAGCAGGTCATGAAGGCCCCGATGATCGCCTGGCCTTTGGGCCTGTTCGACGCCTGCGGCGTGACGGACGGCGGCTCGGCGGCGGTATTGTGCCGCGCCGAGGATGCCAAGAAGTTCAAGCCCGACGGCAATTACGTAACAATCAAGGCCTTCGGCCTCTCCACGGGCCCTGGCATGGGCAAGGTCAGGACCGACTACGACTACACACACTGGGAGGAGACGGTCAGGGCTTCCCAGCAGGCGTACAAGGACGCCGGCATCAAAGACCCGAAGAAAGAGATTGGCATGTGCGAGGTGCACGACTGCTTCTCCATCGCCGAGCTGATAACATACGAGGACCTGGGCATGTGCGAAAAGGGCAAGGCTAAACACGACATAGAGGCGGGCGAGCTGGCGCTGACCGGCGCGCACCCGTTCAACGTCGGCGGCGGCCTGAAGTCGTTCGGCCATCCCGTCGGCGCCAGCGGCATCCGCGAAGTGTTCGAGGGCTACCAGGAGATACTGGGCCTGGCCCAGCTTCCCGAGCGCCAGCTCAAGGATGTTAAGTTCGCATTAGGCCACAACCAGGGCGGCAACCCCGGCAGGTTCATCGCCAGCATCTGCATCATAGGCCAGCCGTAA
- a CDS encoding hydroxymethylglutaryl-CoA synthase gives MIGIKSFGAYVPVYRLSEAELARAWGGRGGKGERAVANYDEDSITMAVEAAVDCLAGYDRKIVDSLLFASTTPPYIEKMSASIVAGAVDLGNQVNTMDITSSTRAGTAALKVACEAVKSGSAKNVLVTAADCRLAPPASESEPVFGDGAAAFIISDEDVAVEFVDSYSISSDFIDVWKRTEDAYLRTWEDRFIIEHGYTEKMMYAIKGLLKKTGMKTGDFAKVVFYGPDARSHSRFAKALKLEESQVQNPLYGALGNTGAALAPMMLIAALEEAKAGDKILLANYGDGADAIVLQVTDKIANIKNRRGVKKHLESKMPIASYEKYVRFRNLMQGEADRRPQYMSSLPMMWRDRNQVIPLHGGKCRKCGQLQFPIQRICAYCQSKDDYEEVRISDKKGIVFTFSMDERAVEVDPPRVWTICDLDGGGRFYCQMTDRDTSKVNIDMKVEFTFRKIHDGAGVHNYFWKSRPVRVS, from the coding sequence GTGATCGGGATAAAATCTTTTGGCGCTTATGTACCTGTTTACAGATTAAGCGAAGCCGAACTGGCCCGAGCCTGGGGAGGAAGAGGAGGCAAGGGAGAGAGGGCCGTGGCCAACTACGATGAGGACAGCATCACCATGGCGGTGGAGGCCGCCGTCGATTGTCTTGCCGGCTATGACCGCAAGATTGTCGACAGCCTGTTATTTGCATCCACCACGCCGCCGTATATCGAGAAGATGTCCGCCAGTATCGTGGCCGGGGCGGTGGATCTGGGCAATCAAGTCAATACCATGGATATAACCAGCTCGACCAGGGCGGGAACCGCGGCGCTCAAGGTCGCCTGCGAAGCGGTTAAGTCCGGCTCGGCGAAGAACGTTCTGGTAACCGCCGCCGACTGCCGCCTGGCGCCCCCGGCCTCCGAGTCCGAGCCGGTATTCGGCGACGGAGCCGCAGCCTTCATCATAAGTGATGAGGACGTTGCGGTGGAGTTTGTGGACAGCTACTCCATATCCAGCGATTTCATCGACGTATGGAAGAGAACCGAGGATGCCTACCTTCGCACGTGGGAAGACCGGTTCATCATAGAACACGGCTACACAGAGAAGATGATGTACGCCATAAAGGGGCTGCTCAAGAAAACCGGCATGAAGACCGGCGATTTCGCCAAGGTGGTGTTTTACGGGCCGGATGCGAGGAGCCACAGCAGATTCGCCAAGGCGCTCAAGCTTGAGGAGAGCCAGGTGCAGAACCCGCTGTACGGCGCCCTGGGCAACACCGGAGCCGCTCTCGCGCCCATGATGCTGATAGCGGCGCTCGAGGAGGCCAAGGCCGGCGATAAGATACTGCTGGCCAATTACGGCGACGGCGCGGACGCCATAGTCCTTCAGGTAACCGATAAGATAGCAAATATCAAGAACCGCAGGGGCGTCAAGAAACACCTCGAATCCAAGATGCCGATAGCGAGCTACGAGAAATACGTGCGCTTCCGCAACCTGATGCAGGGAGAGGCCGACCGCAGGCCGCAGTACATGAGCTCCCTGCCCATGATGTGGCGCGACCGCAACCAGGTGATACCGCTGCACGGCGGCAAATGCCGCAAGTGCGGCCAGCTGCAGTTCCCCATCCAGCGGATATGCGCATACTGCCAGTCCAAAGACGACTATGAAGAGGTAAGGATTTCCGATAAGAAGGGAATTGTATTTACGTTCAGCATGGACGAGCGTGCCGTAGAGGTCGATCCGCCCCGTGTATGGACCATCTGCGATCTGGATGGCGGAGGACGGTTCTACTGCCAGATGACCGACCGCGACACGTCGAAAGTCAACATCGACATGAAGGTGGAATTTACCTTCAGAAAAATCCACGATGGAGCCGGAGTGCACAACTACTTCTGGAAGAGCCGGCCGGTCAGGGTATCATAG